A stretch of the Medicago truncatula cultivar Jemalong A17 chromosome 5, MtrunA17r5.0-ANR, whole genome shotgun sequence genome encodes the following:
- the LOC11442066 gene encoding uncharacterized protein, with the protein MAMAARCMIQKTRNIIGGVTLLLRSTSRSSHSFILQNRYLSPPNSHILPFSTPHTSFSRHFSPSLSDETSDEGASTDGWEEEDETDPKIGDGGNGGGVVLQNVPWGQRAHSIAEEVLVQFSEDLKLFAFKTSPRGYVYVRLDKLTTKYGCPSMEELDSYNQEFKKRLDEVGALGEIPDDLGLEVSSPGLDRILKVPDDLNRFKEMPMRVCYAENIESNCREVDGVFLLDSIEIDSEVCVWKLADVKENRDATIKGKPLNRKQKDWRLRLPFNLHRMVTMYID; encoded by the exons ATGGCTATGGCGGCGAGGTGTATGATTCAGAAGACGAGGAATATTATTGGTGGTGTGACTCTTCTCCTACGTTCTACTTCTCGCTCTTCCCACTCTTTCATTCTCCAAAATCGTTATCTCTCTCCACCAAATTCTCACATTCTCCCTTTCTCCACTCCTCACACATCCTTCTCTCGCCATTTTTCACCTTCACTTTCAG ATGAGACAAGTGATGAAGGTGCAAGCACAGATGGATGGGAGGAAGAAGACGAGACTGATCCTAAG ATTGGTGACGGAGGAAATGGTGGTGGGGTTGTCTTGCAAAATGTGCCATGGGGTCAGCGAGCCCACTCTATTGCGGAGGAGGTCCTTGTGCAGTTCAGTGAGGACCTCAAACTATTTGCTTTCAAGACTAGTCCCCGTGGATATGTTTACGTGAGATTGGATAAATTAACAACCAA ATATGGATGTCCAAGCATGGAGGAGCTTGATAGCTACAATCAGGAATTCAAGAAAAGATTAGATGAAGTTGGAGCACTTGGAGAAATACCTGATGATTTGGGTCTTGAG GTTTCTTCCCCGGGTCTTGATAGGATTCTGAAAGTGCCAGATGATCTTAATCGATTTAAAGAAATGCCTATGAGAGTTTGCTATGCAGAAAATATAGAGTCAAATTGTCGTGAAGTGGATGGAGTATTCTTGCTAGATTCCATTGAAATAGACTCTGAGGTATGTGTTTGGAAGCTGGCAGATGTTAAAGAGAATAGAGACGCTACAATAAAAGGCAAGCCGTTGAATCGTAAACAGAAAGATTGGAGATTAAGATTGCCATTCAACTTGCATAGAATGGTAACTATGTACATTGATTAG